The Funiculus sociatus GB2-C1 genome includes a region encoding these proteins:
- a CDS encoding FAD-dependent oxidoreductase yields MQVENSIYEVAIIGGGVSGTALLYSLSNYTNVKRIVLIEKNSEVALGNSHKTSNSQTLHFGDIETNYTLEKAQKVNKASSLVKNYILRNDPQQEIYSKYHKMVLGIGKEQIEELRERYKEFKSLFPKLKLIGKEEIKFIEPNLVNDRSPEEEILALFTEEGYTIDFQKLSQSFLERAINKAQERIDLMMETKVKNIKKEGGFYQIQTDKEVVVAKVVIFTAAAYSLLFAKSLGYGKDYALLNVAGNFYLAPGVLNGKVYTVQMKEIPFAAIHGDSEVHDQSKTRFGPTAKVTFQLEGRNYASIFDYFRTAGLSINAFLSFFNILSDKVILKYILRNYIYDIPLIGRRLFLKEAQKIVPSLQLSDLSLAKGYGGIRPQIVNLKNKRLELGEAKILGENIVFNITPSPGASTCLQNAEYDTEKILDFLGQEYTFDKNRFLQDLGDEQALAQIT; encoded by the coding sequence ATGCAAGTTGAGAACAGCATCTATGAAGTAGCTATCATTGGAGGGGGAGTCTCTGGAACCGCTTTACTATATAGCTTAAGCAACTATACCAACGTAAAGCGCATTGTTTTAATAGAAAAGAATTCAGAAGTTGCTTTAGGTAACTCTCATAAAACAAGTAATAGCCAAACACTTCATTTTGGCGACATAGAGACTAACTACACTTTGGAGAAAGCTCAAAAAGTCAACAAAGCTTCTAGTTTAGTTAAAAATTATATTTTGAGAAACGATCCGCAGCAAGAAATATACAGCAAATACCACAAAATGGTTTTGGGTATAGGAAAAGAACAAATTGAAGAACTTAGAGAAAGATACAAAGAATTTAAGTCGCTGTTTCCTAAGTTGAAATTGATTGGAAAAGAAGAAATTAAATTTATAGAACCTAATCTAGTAAACGATAGATCGCCTGAAGAAGAAATTTTGGCTTTGTTTACTGAGGAAGGTTACACAATAGATTTTCAGAAGCTATCCCAATCATTTTTAGAAAGAGCAATTAATAAGGCTCAAGAAAGAATTGATTTGATGATGGAAACAAAGGTTAAAAATATCAAAAAAGAAGGAGGATTTTATCAGATTCAAACTGATAAAGAAGTAGTGGTTGCTAAGGTGGTTATTTTTACAGCAGCAGCCTATAGTTTACTGTTTGCAAAATCTCTAGGATACGGAAAAGATTATGCGCTCCTGAATGTAGCAGGGAATTTTTACCTGGCACCAGGGGTTTTAAACGGTAAAGTCTATACTGTACAGATGAAAGAAATACCTTTTGCAGCTATTCATGGAGATTCAGAAGTTCACGATCAAAGTAAGACTAGATTTGGCCCAACTGCCAAAGTTACTTTTCAGTTAGAGGGACGTAACTATGCTAGTATTTTTGACTATTTTAGAACAGCCGGACTCAGTATCAATGCTTTTTTAAGCTTTTTCAATATCCTTTCAGATAAGGTGATATTGAAATATATATTGAGAAATTATATTTACGATATTCCCTTAATTGGTAGGAGGTTATTTTTAAAAGAGGCGCAAAAAATTGTTCCTTCATTACAATTGAGCGATTTGTCTCTGGCTAAAGGGTATGGAGGAATTAGACCTCAAATTGTTAATCTTAAGAATAAGCGCCTTGAGTTGGGAGAAGCTAAAATTCTAGGAGAAAATATAGTATTTAACATAACGCCTTCTCCTGGGGCTTCAACTTGCTTACAAAATGCCGAATATGATACAGAAAAAATTCTAGATTTTCTGGGTCAAGAGTATACATTTGACAAAAACCGATTCTTGCAAGATTTAGGGGATGAGCAAGCTTTGGCTCAAATTACATAA
- a CDS encoding GTPase family protein, with protein sequence MTEQRDADSPSANSQQLSEPTDVTTGSVDDSPINRIAGVWNNATTRLRQLLPIEAAQKAAGLFSVSEERIAEILESVRAELPTTEALLIGKPQAGKSSIVRGLTGVSPEIVGQGFRPHTQHTERYAYPSDDLPLLIFTDTVGLGDVNQDTQAIVRELVGDLQQETHRAKILILTVKINDFATDTLRQIAQNLRQQHPDVPCLLAVTCLHEVYPNDTSDHPTYPPDIEQVNRAFAALQQAFSGVCDRSVLIDFTLEEDGYDPVFYGLEALRDALADLLPEAEARAIYQLLDKGASEKIGNLYRDVGRRYMLAFSIMAATVEAVPLPFATMPVLTALQVSMVGILGNLYGQTVTPSQAGGIVSAIASGFLARAVGRELIKFIPGIGSVIAASWAAAYTWALGEGACVYFGDLMGGKKPDPKKIQSVMQEAFKTAQERFKSTKR encoded by the coding sequence ATGACTGAGCAACGTGATGCTGACTCGCCTTCAGCTAATTCTCAGCAATTGAGTGAACCGACTGATGTAACAACTGGGTCAGTCGATGATTCCCCGATAAACCGCATTGCAGGTGTCTGGAACAACGCAACAACACGCTTGAGGCAACTCCTACCCATAGAAGCGGCTCAGAAGGCTGCTGGGTTGTTTAGCGTCAGCGAAGAGCGAATTGCAGAGATTTTAGAGAGTGTTCGAGCCGAATTACCAACCACAGAAGCCTTGTTGATTGGTAAGCCCCAAGCCGGGAAAAGTTCGATTGTGCGAGGACTGACGGGCGTTTCACCTGAGATTGTGGGTCAGGGATTTCGTCCCCACACCCAGCACACCGAACGCTATGCCTATCCTTCTGACGATCTGCCGTTGCTCATCTTTACAGATACAGTTGGGCTAGGAGATGTCAATCAGGACACACAGGCGATTGTGCGGGAGTTGGTGGGAGATTTGCAACAGGAAACTCACCGCGCCAAAATCCTGATTCTGACCGTCAAAATCAATGATTTTGCCACCGACACGCTGCGACAAATTGCACAGAACTTGCGTCAGCAGCATCCAGATGTTCCCTGTCTGTTGGCTGTCACCTGCTTACATGAAGTTTATCCAAACGATACCTCCGATCATCCTACTTATCCACCTGACATTGAGCAGGTAAATCGAGCCTTTGCCGCGCTCCAGCAAGCCTTTTCCGGAGTGTGCGATCGCTCAGTATTAATTGACTTCACTCTAGAAGAAGACGGCTACGATCCGGTATTTTATGGCTTAGAGGCGCTCAGAGATGCTCTAGCAGACCTACTCCCGGAAGCTGAAGCCCGTGCGATTTATCAGCTGTTGGATAAGGGAGCTAGTGAGAAAATTGGCAACCTTTACCGGGATGTCGGAAGACGCTATATGTTGGCATTTTCCATCATGGCAGCCACGGTTGAAGCTGTGCCACTACCATTTGCCACCATGCCAGTGCTGACTGCTTTGCAAGTATCGATGGTGGGTATTTTAGGGAATTTGTACGGGCAAACAGTGACTCCATCGCAGGCGGGGGGTATTGTCAGCGCGATCGCTAGTGGGTTTCTGGCGCGGGCAGTCGGGCGAGAGTTAATCAAATTCATACCTGGTATAGGGAGTGTAATAGCAGCTTCCTGGGCTGCTGCGTACACTTGGGCGTTGGGCGAAGGAGCCTGCGTTTACTTCGGGGATTTAATGGGGGGCAAGAAACCAGACCCTAAGAAAATTCAGTCTGTGATGCAAGAAGCGTTTAAGACAGCGCAAGAACGGTTTAAGTCCACCAAACGTTGA
- a CDS encoding glutathione peroxidase: MSNTVSDIAVKTINGEDKQLSEYAGKVLLIVNVASYCGYTLQYKGLEQLNQKYRDTGLRVLAFPCNDFGAQEPGSNAEIMQFCTKNYGVNFEMFDKVHAKGSQQHPLYNRLTNAVEPTGNVSWNFEKFLISKQGEVVARFNSSVKPDSPELIAAIERELAK; this comes from the coding sequence ATGAGCAACACAGTTTCCGACATCGCTGTAAAAACCATCAATGGGGAAGATAAACAACTCTCCGAGTACGCCGGAAAGGTACTCTTAATAGTAAATGTGGCTTCCTATTGTGGCTACACGCTTCAATACAAAGGACTGGAACAGTTAAACCAAAAATATCGAGATACTGGGTTGCGCGTCTTAGCTTTCCCCTGCAACGACTTTGGAGCGCAAGAACCTGGAAGCAACGCAGAAATTATGCAATTCTGCACGAAAAACTACGGCGTTAACTTTGAGATGTTTGACAAAGTTCACGCCAAAGGTTCCCAACAGCACCCACTTTATAATCGACTCACCAATGCAGTTGAACCTACAGGAAATGTTTCTTGGAATTTTGAGAAATTCTTAATCAGCAAGCAGGGTGAAGTGGTCGCCAGATTTAATAGTAGCGTCAAGCCAGATTCTCCTGAATTGATTGCTGCAATTGAACGTGAGTTAGCAAAATAA
- a CDS encoding DUF1824 family protein has protein sequence MSIQNPANLTVEEAHKILKTFDCVKSATESAPTKDSIRQALLLVTELCDNQILGICADTAEQGILALKTYVAVLGYEIPQLSAIDGSVYIKFNPKTSLCYLDSYTGEHRGVLISCQSAYDGGINEMYGHLPLDLFTSESS, from the coding sequence ATGTCCATACAAAACCCGGCTAATCTCACTGTTGAAGAGGCGCATAAAATCCTTAAGACTTTCGACTGCGTAAAGAGTGCCACTGAATCAGCACCAACTAAAGATTCAATTCGTCAAGCTTTACTTTTGGTGACAGAGCTTTGCGATAATCAAATATTAGGAATTTGCGCCGACACCGCAGAACAGGGTATTCTGGCTTTGAAAACTTATGTAGCAGTTTTGGGTTATGAAATACCCCAATTATCGGCAATAGATGGCTCTGTTTACATCAAATTTAACCCAAAAACGAGTTTGTGTTATCTTGATTCTTACACAGGAGAACATCGCGGAGTTTTAATTTCCTGCCAGTCTGCATATGACGGAGGAATCAACGAAATGTACGGGCATTTGCCACTAGATTTATTCACATCGGAATCGTCATGA
- a CDS encoding SDR family oxidoreductase, whose protein sequence is MNVAIIGCGYVGKAVAQYWQKSSFVVTATTTTPEKVSELEAVAQRVVVVKGNNPEGLKSVLENQDTVLLSVGAKSANGYEESYLETAQNLASILPQIGSLRQLIYTGSYSIYGDRNGSLVDEKSPVAPENSNGKILSQTEEVLLPASTKNLGVCILRLGGIYGSGRELVKIFRNAPGTTRPGSGEDITNWIHLDDIVAAIEFVRQHRLQGIYNLVDDAHLTSRELLDRMCEKHNLPKVLWDSSLKSVRPYNALVSNEKIKDAGYQLIHPQMIV, encoded by the coding sequence ATGAACGTAGCAATCATTGGCTGTGGTTACGTTGGTAAAGCAGTTGCTCAATATTGGCAAAAATCAAGTTTTGTTGTCACCGCAACCACAACCACCCCGGAAAAAGTTTCAGAATTGGAAGCAGTTGCCCAAAGAGTTGTAGTAGTTAAAGGCAACAATCCAGAAGGACTAAAATCAGTGTTGGAAAACCAGGATACTGTGCTTTTAAGCGTTGGGGCGAAGAGTGCCAATGGGTACGAAGAAAGTTATCTGGAAACTGCTCAAAATTTAGCGTCAATTTTACCCCAAATAGGTTCGCTGCGACAACTAATTTACACGGGAAGTTACTCTATCTATGGCGATAGAAATGGCTCATTAGTAGATGAAAAATCACCTGTTGCCCCAGAAAATTCAAATGGTAAAATTCTGTCTCAAACTGAGGAAGTATTACTGCCAGCATCAACTAAAAATCTAGGCGTTTGTATTCTTCGCTTGGGTGGAATTTATGGTTCTGGTCGCGAACTGGTGAAGATTTTTCGCAATGCACCCGGAACAACCAGACCTGGAAGCGGAGAAGATATTACAAATTGGATTCACCTTGATGATATCGTTGCTGCTATAGAATTCGTCCGTCAGCACCGACTGCAAGGCATTTATAACTTAGTAGATGATGCCCATCTGACAAGTAGAGAACTGCTGGATAGAATGTGCGAAAAACACAACTTGCCTAAAGTTTTATGGGATTCGTCTCTTAAGAGCGTTCGACCATACAATGCACTGGTTTCTAATGAAAAGATAAAAGACGCAGGATATCAGTTGATTCATCCACAAATGATAGTGTAA
- a CDS encoding aldo/keto reductase, with protein sequence MSNKELLSNTSLIVGCWQLDDRSWKQISENDIARALDIYLALGINTFDTADIYGRSESVVGRLLKGRDRTIFTKAVFFGNVPTPAQIKSKIEASLRNLQQETLDGVQIHWHNPQLDFASTFAAFKDLLEQGKIRQLGVTNFNTPMLEKAVEYAPISTHQVQYSLIDRRVENSMQALCLKHNIALLPYGPLAGGFLSEKFRGVTSPPSESSHARSFYYNSMIRAHGGWNPVLEMLETLAQVAQKYNKTISQVALNWVKQQPGVAAVISGFTIDRQQIQKNVEALSWSLDTEDLQLLCQSSDALFKQPGDIYSYER encoded by the coding sequence ATGAGCAATAAAGAATTACTTTCAAATACATCTTTAATTGTCGGTTGCTGGCAACTCGATGACCGCAGCTGGAAACAAATTTCAGAAAATGACATTGCCCGTGCGCTGGACATTTACTTAGCTTTAGGTATCAATACTTTTGATACAGCAGACATTTATGGACGGAGTGAAAGTGTTGTTGGTCGCTTGCTGAAAGGACGCGATCGCACAATTTTTACTAAAGCTGTCTTTTTCGGGAATGTCCCCACTCCCGCACAAATTAAAAGCAAAATTGAAGCTTCTCTCCGGAATTTGCAGCAAGAAACCTTAGATGGCGTGCAAATCCACTGGCACAACCCGCAGCTAGATTTTGCCTCTACTTTTGCCGCTTTCAAGGATTTATTAGAACAAGGAAAAATTCGCCAGCTTGGTGTCACAAACTTTAATACGCCGATGTTGGAAAAAGCTGTAGAATACGCCCCCATCAGCACTCATCAAGTTCAGTATAGTTTGATTGACAGACGTGTAGAAAACTCAATGCAGGCACTTTGCCTGAAGCACAATATTGCTTTGTTGCCATATGGCCCTTTAGCAGGCGGTTTCTTGTCAGAAAAGTTTCGAGGTGTCACCTCACCTCCAAGCGAATCATCTCACGCTCGTAGCTTCTATTACAATAGTATGATTAGGGCGCACGGTGGTTGGAACCCTGTACTGGAAATGCTGGAAACATTGGCACAGGTAGCGCAGAAATACAATAAGACTATTTCCCAAGTTGCACTAAATTGGGTTAAGCAACAGCCTGGTGTTGCTGCTGTAATCTCTGGCTTTACTATAGATCGTCAGCAGATACAGAAGAATGTGGAAGCTTTAAGTTGGAGTCTAGATACAGAAGATTTACAATTACTTTGTCAGAGTTCAGATGCTTTGTTTAAGCAACCTGGAGATATTTACTCTTACGAACGATAG
- a CDS encoding alpha/beta fold hydrolase, producing MQSVSENLMITENVAVSPTQFYNWKNYRCAYEVYNPINQTTDNGIPLLLIHPIGVGLSRKFWDRFCREWYEKDCQNSIYNPDLLGCGESDMPPVAYNPTNWAEQLQHFLQTVVQKPVIVVVQGALLPVAIELVRLQSNLVRGLVLAGPPAWAVITKPSKGLKQKIVWNLLESPFGSAFYRYARRPQFLDSFSIRQLFADQDSVDEEWLDTLVKGAVNPDSRYAVFSFLAGFWRQDYQDAIASITKPTLVVVGDTASSISQSGKGETPDERIADYLKFLPNGHGVKMSGRNVLPYESTAKFVTVVADFVKEIPPTGLN from the coding sequence ATGCAATCAGTATCTGAAAATTTAATGATTACTGAGAATGTGGCAGTTTCTCCAACACAGTTTTATAATTGGAAAAATTATCGCTGTGCTTACGAAGTTTATAATCCAATTAATCAAACGACAGATAACGGAATTCCTCTGCTGTTAATTCATCCTATTGGTGTCGGGTTATCTCGTAAGTTTTGGGATAGATTCTGCCGGGAATGGTATGAAAAAGATTGCCAAAACTCAATTTATAATCCTGATTTATTGGGATGCGGCGAAAGCGATATGCCGCCTGTGGCTTATAATCCCACAAATTGGGCTGAACAGTTGCAACATTTTTTGCAAACAGTGGTGCAAAAACCTGTGATTGTAGTGGTGCAAGGTGCTTTGTTACCTGTAGCAATTGAGTTGGTTCGCCTACAATCTAACTTGGTTAGAGGTTTGGTGTTGGCTGGGCCTCCGGCGTGGGCGGTGATTACTAAACCTTCAAAAGGTTTGAAGCAAAAAATAGTTTGGAATCTTTTAGAATCTCCTTTTGGTAGTGCTTTTTACCGCTATGCGCGACGACCGCAGTTTTTAGATTCGTTCTCGATTCGCCAATTATTTGCTGATCAGGATTCAGTAGATGAGGAGTGGTTGGATACACTGGTGAAAGGTGCGGTTAATCCAGATAGTCGCTACGCTGTTTTTTCGTTTTTGGCGGGGTTTTGGCGACAGGATTATCAGGATGCGATCGCATCCATTACCAAACCTACTCTAGTAGTCGTAGGAGACACTGCATCAAGTATCAGTCAGTCTGGAAAAGGGGAAACACCAGATGAACGAATAGCTGACTATCTGAAGTTTTTACCCAACGGTCACGGTGTCAAAATGTCAGGACGTAATGTTTTACCCTATGAATCTACGGCTAAATTTGTCACCGTAGTTGCAGATTTTGTCAAGGAGATCCCCCCAACAGGGCTTAATTAG
- a CDS encoding DUF2470 domain-containing protein, with translation MPEQITPEISDRICKHMNDDHADAIVLYAKTFGDTPNAIAAEMLSIDSLGMNLIAQMNDDATPIRIQFDHALKDAEDAHHTLIEMIKQARSNSK, from the coding sequence ATGCCTGAACAAATAACTCCTGAAATAAGCGATCGCATCTGCAAACACATGAACGATGACCATGCAGATGCAATAGTTCTTTACGCTAAAACTTTTGGCGATACTCCCAATGCGATCGCAGCAGAAATGCTATCAATTGATTCTTTGGGAATGAATCTAATTGCCCAAATGAATGATGATGCTACGCCAATTCGCATTCAGTTCGACCATGCGCTAAAAGATGCCGAAGATGCTCACCATACACTCATTGAAATGATAAAACAGGCGCGTTCCAATTCCAAATAA
- a CDS encoding 2Fe-2S iron-sulfur cluster-binding protein — MAVYQVRLVNSALNLDRIIEVPDDQYILDMAEDAGIRLPSGCKQGECSACVAKLVSGEVDQSEQKFLRPKELEAGYIVTCVAYPLSDCTLETHQEQVLYKSALYYKPE, encoded by the coding sequence ATGGCAGTTTATCAAGTCCGGCTGGTGAATTCGGCACTCAATCTCGACCGCATCATCGAAGTACCAGACGATCAGTACATCTTGGATATGGCTGAAGATGCGGGGATTCGATTACCTTCTGGCTGCAAACAAGGGGAATGTTCGGCTTGTGTCGCCAAGTTGGTGAGTGGTGAAGTAGACCAAAGCGAACAAAAGTTTCTGCGTCCAAAAGAACTAGAGGCTGGGTATATCGTTACCTGTGTGGCTTATCCCCTGTCGGATTGCACTTTGGAAACCCACCAAGAACAAGTTTTGTATAAATCGGCTCTTTACTATAAGCCTGAATGA
- a CDS encoding calcium-binding protein, which yields MPNVEEDKIREDRIAMEIIVDAYDEEEEAMGWYNYLNDNLNFPFKAKWVRKGRKSSSPEGKEVEVVEMSSEDECSHDMFVEVLYKDATGEDTFSARLSDIEPIDADSETLEAMADWHYWVGRGYEF from the coding sequence ATGCCTAACGTTGAGGAAGACAAAATCCGAGAAGATCGCATTGCAATGGAGATCATCGTCGATGCCTATGACGAGGAAGAAGAGGCGATGGGATGGTACAACTACCTTAACGATAATCTTAACTTCCCCTTTAAAGCTAAATGGGTGAGAAAGGGACGCAAATCATCCTCACCTGAAGGTAAAGAAGTTGAGGTGGTGGAAATGTCATCAGAGGATGAATGCTCGCACGATATGTTTGTAGAAGTGCTTTACAAAGATGCTACAGGTGAAGATACGTTCTCGGCTCGTTTATCTGACATAGAACCGATTGATGCTGATAGCGAAACCTTGGAAGCAATGGCCGATTGGCACTATTGGGTTGGCAGAGGATACGAGTTTTAA
- a CDS encoding Uma2 family endonuclease: protein MVTTAKTTQGRVVLKNISWQTFETILAEMGEDRNTRLAYDRGTLEIMTPLMPHEHNNRLLEHLVFALAEELNLNLRSAGSLTCKRPDFQRGVEPDSCFYIQNEPLIRQKRDIDLTIDPPPDLAVEVDYTSASVDRLSIYLALGVPEVWRYDEPVIQIYQLREGVYVPCAVSPTFANLPLTTEIPGFLEESLRIGEIPMIRSFRAWVRQQIEHRDDNH from the coding sequence ATGGTGACGACAGCGAAAACCACTCAAGGGAGAGTTGTACTGAAAAACATCAGTTGGCAAACTTTTGAAACAATACTTGCAGAGATGGGAGAAGATCGTAACACCCGACTGGCTTACGATCGCGGAACGCTGGAAATTATGACCCCGCTGATGCCTCATGAGCATAACAATAGACTGCTGGAACACTTGGTTTTCGCTTTAGCTGAGGAACTGAACCTCAATCTCAGAAGCGCTGGATCTCTCACTTGTAAGCGTCCAGACTTTCAGCGGGGTGTTGAACCAGATTCTTGCTTTTATATTCAAAATGAACCGCTAATCAGACAGAAAAGGGATATCGATTTAACTATTGACCCACCTCCAGACTTAGCAGTCGAGGTGGACTATACCAGCGCTTCTGTTGACCGACTTTCAATTTATCTCGCTTTGGGTGTTCCGGAAGTTTGGCGTTACGACGAACCTGTGATTCAAATTTATCAATTGCGAGAAGGTGTGTATGTACCGTGCGCTGTCTCTCCTACTTTTGCAAATCTACCCTTAACCACAGAAATTCCAGGGTTTTTGGAAGAAAGTCTAAGAATTGGGGAAATCCCCATGATTCGGTCTTTTCGCGCTTGGGTTAGACAGCAAATAGAGCATCGTGATGACAATCATTGA
- a CDS encoding alpha/beta hydrolase family protein, whose product MASLRVLSIASAGAVFIVGGIGETAAARFSDAPLFNDVGSYSTRISANNDLADIYFPNPENLKTGNHSFPIALLLQGANVDKSNYTNFASTVASYGFVVVVPNHQKSLPQFGFTGLLPETSQLNAVLAQMVQENSNSTSPVAGVINTQKLALLGHSQGGAVGLSAIANLCLPILCEGSFSRPNELVAGAFFGANLRNFNTQEFIPINNSKIPTALLQGNLDNIALPVNAQKTYEQIQNPPKAIITIFGANHYGITNTNNPVGARPDMNTPTIAQDVAVETVARWSALFLRASVLDDKEAFDYVYSTGDALDANVKVTSQSKPVTESSLTSALVLLSGFGAVFGLKKRRQLNNSKVAKN is encoded by the coding sequence GTGGCTAGCCTAAGAGTGTTGTCAATAGCTTCTGCTGGTGCAGTGTTCATTGTTGGTGGTATCGGGGAAACTGCTGCTGCAAGGTTCAGCGATGCTCCTTTGTTTAACGATGTGGGTAGCTACAGCACAAGAATCTCCGCTAATAATGACTTAGCAGATATCTACTTTCCAAACCCAGAGAACCTGAAAACTGGCAATCATTCTTTTCCCATTGCTCTGCTGTTGCAAGGTGCGAATGTCGATAAATCAAATTACACAAATTTTGCCAGTACAGTAGCAAGCTACGGATTTGTAGTGGTTGTACCCAATCACCAGAAGTCACTGCCACAGTTCGGATTTACGGGACTTCTACCCGAAACGTCACAATTAAACGCTGTTCTGGCACAAATGGTGCAAGAGAACTCCAACTCTACTTCACCTGTTGCTGGCGTTATCAATACGCAGAAACTAGCCTTACTCGGTCACTCCCAAGGGGGTGCTGTTGGATTATCTGCTATTGCCAACCTCTGCCTTCCTATTTTATGTGAAGGCTCCTTCAGCCGACCTAATGAACTCGTAGCAGGAGCGTTTTTTGGTGCAAATTTACGGAACTTCAATACTCAAGAATTTATCCCCATCAACAATTCAAAAATTCCGACTGCTCTCTTGCAGGGAAATCTTGATAACATTGCTCTTCCTGTCAATGCTCAAAAAACATACGAGCAGATCCAAAACCCTCCTAAAGCAATAATTACTATTTTCGGTGCTAACCACTATGGCATCACAAATACTAACAATCCTGTGGGTGCAAGACCGGATATGAACACTCCAACAATTGCACAAGATGTAGCAGTAGAAACTGTAGCTCGCTGGAGCGCACTTTTCTTGCGTGCCAGCGTTCTCGATGACAAAGAGGCTTTTGATTATGTGTATTCTACAGGGGATGCTCTGGATGCAAATGTGAAGGTAACTAGCCAATCAAAGCCAGTTACCGAATCCTCTTTGACATCTGCTTTGGTCTTGCTAAGTGGTTTTGGTGCAGTGTTTGGACTGAAGAAAAGAAGACAGCTAAATAATTCTAAGGTAGCCAAAAATTAG
- a CDS encoding hydroxysqualene dehydroxylase, which yields MSTETKTPKVVVVGAGWAGLGATYHLAKQGYDVTLLEAGSYPGGLVAGWKTAAGRSVEAGIHGFWYPYRNIFSLVNELGLNPFTPWTRSSQYSPAGLEVESPIFQDLPRLPTPLGTFLYTQFKRLPLSDRISALPLLYAVLDFDNSDEAWRRYDKVTARELFKDFGVSARLYHDSFEPMLLVGLFAPGEQCSAAAALGMLYYFILAHQPDFDVVWCRGTVGEKIFRPWVQRIEQAGGKLLANRRVSDVIVDSNNQATAVVCGDEVFEADAVIFAVGISGMKKIVLSSPSLQSRQEFRDIHNLGAVDVLATRLWFDRKINIPRPSNACFGFNATTGWTFFDLNVLHDEYRDEPGTVIEADFYHANQFIPLSDEEIVPLVQRDLATCVPAFREAKVIDSSVIRLPNAVTHFLPGSYQYMLPGLTSINNVFMSGDWIVTRHGSWSQEKAYVTGLEAANLVISRFGRGSKALLLPVEADEPHIQFGRSINQTLRNFGKTLLPDLWLP from the coding sequence ATGTCAACAGAAACAAAAACCCCAAAAGTAGTCGTCGTTGGTGCAGGTTGGGCAGGTTTAGGCGCTACCTACCACTTAGCAAAACAAGGCTATGACGTAACCCTCCTAGAAGCTGGTTCTTATCCCGGTGGCTTAGTCGCAGGCTGGAAAACAGCGGCGGGGCGTTCTGTCGAAGCTGGTATTCACGGCTTCTGGTATCCGTACCGAAATATATTCTCTCTGGTCAACGAATTAGGGCTAAATCCCTTTACGCCTTGGACTCGTTCCTCCCAGTATTCCCCCGCAGGATTAGAAGTTGAATCGCCGATTTTTCAAGATTTGCCGCGACTACCTACGCCGCTTGGGACTTTTCTCTACACTCAGTTTAAGCGGTTGCCGTTAAGCGATCGCATCTCAGCTTTACCTCTACTCTACGCCGTCCTCGATTTTGACAACTCCGATGAAGCTTGGCGACGCTACGACAAGGTAACAGCAAGAGAACTCTTCAAAGATTTTGGCGTTTCGGCACGACTTTACCATGATTCCTTCGAGCCGATGCTGCTGGTAGGCTTATTTGCCCCCGGAGAGCAATGTTCCGCCGCTGCTGCACTAGGTATGCTTTATTACTTCATTTTGGCTCACCAACCCGATTTTGATGTCGTCTGGTGTCGCGGAACTGTTGGAGAAAAGATATTCCGTCCTTGGGTGCAACGCATCGAACAAGCGGGGGGAAAATTACTCGCCAACCGTCGAGTAAGTGACGTAATTGTTGATAGCAATAATCAAGCAACAGCTGTTGTCTGCGGTGATGAAGTTTTTGAAGCTGATGCGGTTATTTTCGCTGTTGGTATCAGCGGCATGAAGAAGATTGTATTAAGTAGCCCTAGCTTACAAAGTCGTCAAGAATTTCGGGATATTCACAACTTGGGCGCGGTTGATGTGTTAGCAACTCGCCTCTGGTTTGACCGCAAAATTAATATTCCTCGTCCTTCCAATGCCTGTTTTGGTTTCAATGCAACAACTGGCTGGACATTTTTTGATTTGAACGTGCTGCATGATGAATACCGCGATGAACCGGGAACAGTTATTGAGGCTGATTTTTATCACGCCAATCAGTTTATCCCGTTAAGCGATGAGGAAATTGTGCCGCTAGTTCAGCGCGATTTAGCAACTTGCGTGCCAGCTTTTCGCGAAGCCAAGGTAATTGATAGCAGTGTTATTCGTCTGCCGAATGCAGTTACTCACTTTCTTCCCGGTAGCTATCAGTATATGTTGCCTGGATTAACGAGTATCAATAATGTTTTTATGAGTGGTGATTGGATTGTTACCCGTCACGGTTCCTGGTCGCAGGAAAAGGCTTATGTGACAGGTTTGGAAGCAGCAAATTTGGTAATTTCACGCTTTGGGCGTGGGAGTAAGGCTTTACTTTTACCAGTCGAGGCGGATGAACCGCATATTCAATTTGGTCGGTCAATTAACCAAACCCTACGTAATTTCGGCAAAACTTTATTACCTGATTTGTGGCTACCTTAA